In Methanofollis aquaemaris, the genomic window GCACTGACCGCCGCCGGGTCGAGGACGAGATCGGCGGCGACGAGGAGGAGGGCGCTTGCCGGGAGAAAACGGCGAAGAGTCGGTCCGACAAGGATCCCCGCCGCCGTGACAGCGCCCAGGAAGACCGGCGGGTACGCCACCCCCACGGTCCAGGGGACCAGCCCGAAGACCTTCCAGCCCAACGCGTCGGCGTACGCGAAAGAACCGTACGGCACGCCGGTCGCCACCGCCGCCGCCTCGACCAGGAGGGGGAGGACGGTCAGGACGCCGAGGAGCACCGCCCCCCGCCGCCACCCGAGCCATATGATGAGGGCGGCATAGGAGGGGAGGGCCATGAGGACGAGAAAGAGCACCGACGCCGCACCGCTCTCTGCTCCGAAGTCCACCAGGACGAGACCGACGAGGCCGAGGACCAGGGCGCCGAGGGCCGTCACCGCCCGCCATGCACGAATGTTCATCTCATTTTCTCCTAGATGGCCTTCGAGAGGGTGACGGCCGTAAAGGCCAGGCCCCCGAGGGCCGTGTTGACGAGCGGGAGGTACCAGTACACCGCATCAATGCGCATCCTCCTGGAGAGAAGAAGCGAGAGGGGAACCGCGGGGAAGAGGAGGACCGGCAGAGCGAGGAGCGAAAAACCCGCGAGCGCCATCACCAGGATCGCGAAGCCCGACCAGAAGAGCAGACAGAGAAGAAGCGACCGCCGCTCGCCGAGGAAGACCGCCGTCGTGGTAATCCCGGCCGCCCGGTCGCATTCGATGTCGGGCACCGCCGAGAAGAGGTGCATCGCGGCGATGTGCAGGTAGCCCGCGGCGACGAGGAGGGCCGGCGGGAACGTCCCCGCGGCCAGGAGATACCCGAAGATGCCGGGCATGATATAGAGCATGTTGGAGGAGAAGTCAAGGACCGGCACCTCTTTGAACCTGAGCGGCGGGGCGCTGTAGAAGTAGGAGAGAAAGAAGAAGAGCAGAAAAACGATCTTCTCCGCCGGAGTCTGCGAGACGAGGAGGAGGAGGCTGAACCCGGCGACGAAGAGGAGGACCGTCCCGAGGTCCCGGCGCTCGGCGTCGACGAGATAATGTTCCTTCTCCCCCTTCTTCTGGTTGAGACGGTCGGTCTCCCGGTCCCAGCGGTCGTTGACGCCGTAGATGAAGACGTTTGCCAGAAAGAAGAAGTACAGGAGATAGAGGGTGTATGCCGGCAGGAAGAAGGCCTTCCACGAGGCCATCCCCAGGGCGTAGCCGAGGACATAGGTGCCGCCGGTGTAGATCCAGAACCGCGGCCTGGAGACCGAATAGGCAAGGGCGAGGGGAGCGGTCACCCCGTCTCACCCCGCCCGGGCCGGGTGAGGACGAGAGCGTTGGCACAGGCGCGGCCGACCGCTCGCAGGGGCGAGGGCTTGACCTTCCGGCGGTAGACGACGAACGGGTCTTTTCTGATCTCTTCGGCCGTCCAGCGGTAGAGGTCTGAGGCCGTCTTCA contains:
- a CDS encoding carotenoid biosynthesis protein, with amino-acid sequence MNIRAWRAVTALGALVLGLVGLVLVDFGAESGAASVLFLVLMALPSYAALIIWLGWRRGAVLLGVLTVLPLLVEAAAVATGVPYGSFAYADALGWKVFGLVPWTVGVAYPPVFLGAVTAAGILVGPTLRRFLPASALLLVAADLVLDPAAVSAGFWAWENLGIYYGIPVVNFVGWAITGVFYAWVFHRGAGGSVPPPSMSSSAVLIFGFWTGYLLRESLLFPAFMGAALVALFLLLPTGHPREGPEG
- a CDS encoding prenyltransferase, translated to MTAPLALAYSVSRPRFWIYTGGTYVLGYALGMASWKAFFLPAYTLYLLYFFFLANVFIYGVNDRWDRETDRLNQKKGEKEHYLVDAERRDLGTVLLFVAGFSLLLLVSQTPAEKIVFLLFFFLSYFYSAPPLRFKEVPVLDFSSNMLYIMPGIFGYLLAAGTFPPALLVAAGYLHIAAMHLFSAVPDIECDRAAGITTTAVFLGERRSLLLCLLFWSGFAILVMALAGFSLLALPVLLFPAVPLSLLLSRRMRIDAVYWYLPLVNTALGGLAFTAVTLSKAI